One segment of bacterium DNA contains the following:
- a CDS encoding phosphopentomutase, with product MTTADRRFDRIVVVILDGVGIGELPDAADFGDGGSDSLGNVVKVRGRLRFPHLAARGLSRLTRLPGFEEAAVTGGYGKLKMTAAGKDSIGGHWEIAGVVLKDGFPLFPEGFPPEAVELLRVATGREFIGNRAASGTKVIDELGEEHLRTGALIIYTSADSVCQIAAHVDVVPLEELYAIGRKARDVMAGPYAVGRVIVRPFGGEAGSLYRLNDARRDYSLPPPAPTLLDELNDGGFDVRGVGKVDDMFAGRGFTHCRHTKDNADGVNNVKAELRGNFEGLLFVNLNDTDTVYGHRNDVEGYARALEDFDAALPTIESEMVSNDLLLILSDHGNDPTTPGTDHSREYTPLLAWQRRLKRAVPLGTRATLADAGQTVAENFAVGPLTAGTSFLDEISD from the coding sequence GTGACTACGGCAGATAGACGCTTCGACCGCATCGTCGTCGTCATACTCGACGGCGTCGGGATAGGCGAATTACCCGACGCGGCCGACTTCGGCGACGGGGGCTCCGATAGTCTGGGCAACGTCGTTAAGGTTCGCGGGCGGCTACGATTTCCCCACCTCGCCGCCCGGGGCCTTAGCCGCTTGACGCGCCTCCCCGGGTTCGAAGAGGCCGCAGTGACGGGCGGCTACGGCAAGCTTAAAATGACCGCGGCCGGGAAAGACTCCATCGGCGGCCATTGGGAAATCGCCGGCGTCGTTTTAAAAGACGGCTTTCCCCTTTTCCCGGAAGGGTTCCCGCCGGAAGCGGTAGAGCTGTTGAGAGTCGCCACCGGCCGTGAATTCATAGGCAACCGGGCCGCGTCGGGCACGAAGGTAATCGACGAATTGGGCGAAGAACACCTTAGAACCGGCGCGTTGATAATTTACACGTCGGCCGACAGCGTTTGCCAAATAGCCGCCCACGTCGACGTCGTACCGCTCGAGGAACTATACGCTATCGGCCGGAAAGCGCGGGACGTCATGGCCGGGCCGTACGCCGTGGGCAGGGTCATCGTCAGGCCGTTTGGGGGCGAAGCCGGCTCGCTCTACCGATTGAACGACGCTCGCCGCGACTACTCGCTGCCTCCGCCCGCGCCCACGCTGCTCGACGAGCTTAATGACGGGGGGTTCGACGTAAGGGGGGTCGGCAAAGTAGACGACATGTTCGCGGGCCGCGGCTTCACCCACTGTCGCCACACTAAGGACAACGCCGACGGCGTTAACAACGTGAAGGCCGAGCTGCGGGGTAACTTCGAAGGGTTGCTGTTTGTGAACCTTAACGATACCGATACCGTATACGGCCACCGCAACGACGTCGAGGGTTACGCCCGAGCTTTAGAGGATTTCGACGCCGCGCTGCCGACTATCGAGAGTGAGATGGTTTCGAACGATCTACTACTAATCCTATCGGACCACGGCAACGACCCGACGACGCCCGGCACGGACCACAGCCGCGAATATACGCCCCTACTCGCGTGGCAGCGCCGCCTCAAACGCGCCGTTCCGCTGGGTACGAGGGCTACCCTCGCGGACGCGGGTCAGACCGTCGCGGAGAACTTCGCCGTCGGGCCTTTGACGGCTGGAACGTCATTCTTAGATGAAATCAGCGATTAA
- the mtnA gene encoding S-methyl-5-thioribose-1-phosphate isomerase: MRLPTLTWTGDALELIDQTLLPTELAVRRCESAEEVRDAIRRLVVRGAPAIGVAAAYGVLLAARSGRNGSPAKLRGRVAWAAELLVAARPTAVNLAWAVNRMAAAAEEDAASAEDLYGRLAREANAIEREDREANRRIGEYGAALLEDGATVLTHCNAGALATVDYGTALGAVYAATEEGKTISVYVDETRPLLQGARLTAWELAQAGISATLICDDMAAAVMSRGKVDCVIVGADRVAANGDAANKIGTLNLALLARRFLVPFYVAAPFSTVDFAMRSGNDIPLEERDAEEVTSFAGARSAPVGVNVFNPAFDVTPAYLIDAVITEEGVARAPLEAALAALRGDYGR; the protein is encoded by the coding sequence ATGCGGCTGCCGACGTTGACGTGGACCGGCGACGCGCTCGAGCTTATCGACCAAACGCTCTTACCCACCGAGCTGGCCGTGAGGCGTTGCGAGTCGGCCGAAGAGGTACGCGACGCCATTCGCAGGCTGGTCGTGCGAGGCGCGCCCGCGATAGGCGTCGCCGCGGCCTACGGCGTATTGCTCGCCGCGCGCTCCGGGAGGAACGGGTCGCCCGCAAAACTAAGGGGGCGCGTCGCGTGGGCGGCGGAGTTATTGGTCGCCGCGCGGCCTACGGCCGTCAACTTAGCGTGGGCCGTCAACCGGATGGCGGCCGCGGCCGAAGAGGACGCGGCCTCAGCCGAGGACCTTTACGGAAGGTTGGCGCGAGAGGCGAACGCTATAGAGCGGGAAGACCGGGAAGCCAACCGCCGCATAGGCGAGTACGGCGCGGCTCTCCTGGAAGACGGCGCGACCGTTTTAACTCACTGCAACGCGGGCGCGCTGGCGACGGTCGACTACGGCACGGCCTTGGGGGCCGTATACGCCGCGACCGAAGAAGGGAAAACCATTTCCGTATACGTCGACGAGACGCGGCCCTTACTGCAAGGTGCCCGCTTGACGGCCTGGGAATTGGCACAGGCCGGCATCTCGGCCACCCTTATCTGCGACGACATGGCCGCCGCGGTGATGTCGCGGGGGAAGGTCGACTGCGTCATCGTCGGCGCCGACCGCGTCGCCGCCAACGGCGACGCGGCGAATAAGATCGGGACGCTCAACCTAGCGCTTCTGGCGCGACGCTTCCTGGTCCCCTTCTACGTGGCGGCGCCCTTTTCGACGGTGGACTTCGCGATGCGTTCGGGGAACGATATCCCGCTCGAGGAGCGCGACGCGGAGGAAGTAACGTCTTTCGCCGGCGCGCGTTCCGCTCCCGTAGGGGTGAACGTTTTCAACCCGGCATTCGACGTCACGCCGGCGTATTTAATCGACGCCGTTATAACCGAGGAGGGCGTGGCCAGAGCCCCGTTGGAAGCCGCGCTCGCGGCGCTTCGAGGTGACTACGGCAGATAG
- a CDS encoding YggS family pyridoxal phosphate-dependent enzyme, with protein MATIADNVRAVQDRIAAAAERAGRNAGDVTLVAAAKTRSAAQVRAVIEAGVGVIGENRVQEAEVKIRELAGVESEWHMVGHLQRNKAAKAVRLFGMVQSLDSPRLADELQKRAAAAGKVLPVLLEVNTSGEETKFGVAPQAVADFAGYVAGCANLRLEGLMTVGPLGAGTAAAASAFRTLRDLFEEIAPAFGGAFRWLSMGMTDDFELAVEEGSNMVRVGRALFGPR; from the coding sequence ATGGCGACGATAGCCGATAACGTAAGGGCGGTGCAGGACCGCATAGCCGCCGCCGCCGAACGGGCCGGGCGAAACGCGGGGGACGTAACGCTCGTGGCGGCCGCCAAGACGCGCAGTGCGGCCCAAGTCCGCGCCGTAATCGAAGCCGGCGTTGGAGTAATAGGGGAAAACCGGGTACAGGAGGCCGAAGTCAAGATCCGCGAGCTCGCCGGCGTCGAATCCGAATGGCATATGGTGGGTCACTTGCAGCGGAATAAAGCGGCGAAAGCGGTACGGCTTTTCGGGATGGTCCAATCGCTGGACAGCCCCCGGCTGGCGGACGAGCTCCAAAAGCGGGCCGCGGCCGCCGGGAAAGTTTTACCCGTCTTGTTGGAGGTAAACACGAGCGGGGAGGAGACTAAATTCGGCGTGGCGCCCCAAGCGGTCGCCGATTTTGCGGGATACGTCGCCGGGTGCGCCAACCTCCGCCTGGAGGGTTTAATGACGGTCGGCCCGCTCGGCGCGGGCACGGCCGCCGCGGCGAGCGCGTTCCGTACGCTGCGCGACCTGTTCGAAGAAATCGCGCCGGCTTTCGGCGGCGCCTTCCGATGGTTGTCTATGGGGATGACGGACGACTTCGAGCTCGCGGTCGAGGAGGGCTCGAATATGGTAAGGGTAGGGAGGGCGTTATTCGGGCCCCGCTAA
- a CDS encoding DUF4388 domain-containing protein: protein MDIEKNGELRETGPAEIFTAVHKARAYGVIHFKGPGGETVFVTFKRGLAQHASGKGVEGEAAVQTVLTWREGEYRFIEDVMPDEEDFPVNVPPEVAVALGVGKAETLKGPAAAKVPPPPILAAGEPAGPVSAKSLAELFGGLEKEKFTGCCAVGPAAERLGLFLFIDGAAVGGLMWDCDSYRRGDEAAAALEKVFEQVRGELELFSAGERAASAMAVAFAGHLAITRMPSAAVNIEEYLSWARKARITGLVSIIAGEKAANILIKNGDVLGAVVAPDATVNTEPDEALALFYAREATVEAYAAKAGII, encoded by the coding sequence ATGGATATAGAGAAAAACGGCGAGTTAAGGGAAACGGGCCCGGCGGAAATATTCACCGCCGTCCATAAGGCACGCGCGTACGGGGTCATTCATTTCAAAGGCCCCGGCGGAGAGACCGTCTTCGTAACGTTTAAACGCGGCCTCGCTCAACACGCTTCCGGTAAAGGGGTCGAAGGAGAAGCCGCGGTGCAAACGGTACTTACGTGGCGGGAAGGGGAGTACCGCTTTATCGAGGACGTAATGCCGGACGAAGAGGATTTCCCGGTCAACGTCCCGCCGGAGGTAGCGGTAGCTCTGGGCGTCGGTAAGGCCGAGACCTTGAAGGGACCCGCGGCCGCGAAAGTACCGCCCCCCCCGATTTTAGCGGCGGGCGAGCCGGCGGGGCCCGTATCGGCGAAAAGCTTGGCGGAACTTTTCGGCGGGCTGGAAAAGGAGAAATTTACGGGGTGTTGCGCCGTCGGCCCGGCGGCGGAAAGGTTGGGGTTGTTTTTATTCATCGACGGCGCCGCGGTAGGCGGCCTTATGTGGGATTGCGATAGTTACCGACGCGGCGACGAAGCGGCGGCGGCTTTGGAAAAGGTTTTCGAACAGGTACGGGGGGAACTCGAGCTGTTCAGCGCAGGCGAGAGGGCGGCTTCGGCGATGGCGGTAGCTTTCGCCGGGCACTTAGCTATCACGCGAATGCCTTCAGCCGCGGTCAATATCGAAGAATACCTGTCGTGGGCCCGCAAGGCGCGGATTACCGGCTTGGTCTCGATTATCGCCGGCGAGAAGGCCGCGAATATTTTAATAAAAAACGGCGACGTCCTCGGCGCCGTCGTAGCCCCGGATGCTACCGTTAATACGGAGCCCGACGAGGCGTTGGCGCTGTTCTACGCCCGGGAGGCCACCGTCGAAGCGTACGCCGCGAAGGCCGGGATTATTTAA
- a CDS encoding DMT family transporter: MIVASGFVLALWNFLVKKASDPSVFFFGAVVSALALYTPPFVIFIAPRLPAPTLEPFVATALAGFIEGVYFILLTYTYRRGDLSLVYPVSRGSAPLFILAGGITLLAEDVTITGYVGIGLIVAGISTVAWPGRGARVTAATVLLSLLTGAAIAAHHVCYKWAIGFIPPYAAIYVAWLVAAATLGVYCLATRSPFAAARYLYRHFFLAAVVGVVAMGGFLCALIALNMTLVSYMGAARNVGMIFSVLFGARFLGEGGRWRRLGGAVAITAGVVAMAFA, translated from the coding sequence TTGATAGTCGCTTCCGGGTTCGTTCTGGCTTTATGGAACTTTCTGGTTAAAAAGGCTTCGGACCCGTCGGTGTTTTTTTTCGGCGCGGTGGTGTCGGCGCTCGCTTTATATACCCCGCCCTTCGTAATATTCATCGCGCCCCGCCTCCCGGCACCGACTCTCGAGCCCTTCGTCGCGACGGCGCTCGCAGGTTTTATCGAAGGGGTTTATTTTATCCTGCTGACGTATACGTACCGCCGCGGCGACCTCTCGCTCGTTTATCCGGTGAGCCGCGGCTCGGCGCCGTTGTTCATCCTGGCGGGCGGGATAACCCTGCTCGCGGAGGACGTTACGATTACCGGTTACGTCGGCATCGGCCTTATCGTAGCGGGGATAAGCACCGTCGCCTGGCCCGGCCGCGGCGCGCGCGTTACGGCCGCCACGGTTCTACTTTCCCTCTTGACCGGCGCCGCCATCGCGGCCCATCACGTTTGCTACAAGTGGGCCATCGGGTTCATCCCGCCGTACGCCGCCATCTACGTGGCGTGGCTCGTCGCCGCGGCCACCCTCGGCGTATATTGTTTGGCTACCCGTTCTCCCTTCGCCGCGGCCCGGTACTTGTATCGCCACTTTTTCCTCGCCGCGGTCGTCGGCGTCGTCGCCATGGGCGGTTTCCTGTGCGCGCTCATCGCCCTCAACATGACGCTCGTATCGTACATGGGCGCCGCGCGCAACGTCGGCATGATATTCAGCGTGCTCTTCGGCGCGCGATTTTTGGGGGAAGGAGGCCGTTGGCGCCGTCTGGGGGGTGCGGTCGCCATAACCGCAGGGGTAGTCGCGATGGCGTTCGCTTAA
- the cdd gene encoding cytidine deaminase — MVAIDIDKLLAAASAVRERAYAPYSRFKVGAAALGNDGRVYLGANVENASYGLSLCAERVAVAAAVAGGASEILAVAVAARPPVPPCGACLQVIAELGPEAAVAWGDGAGGYEVAEVAELLTRPFRLERGGGG, encoded by the coding sequence ATGGTTGCGATAGATATCGACAAGCTGTTAGCGGCGGCGAGCGCGGTCCGAGAACGAGCGTACGCCCCTTATTCACGTTTCAAGGTCGGCGCCGCGGCGTTGGGGAACGACGGCCGGGTCTACCTGGGCGCGAACGTCGAGAACGCCTCGTACGGCTTGAGCCTTTGCGCCGAGCGCGTCGCGGTGGCCGCGGCCGTAGCGGGCGGCGCGTCGGAAATACTCGCCGTGGCGGTGGCCGCGAGGCCCCCCGTCCCGCCGTGCGGCGCGTGCCTTCAGGTAATCGCGGAGTTGGGCCCCGAAGCCGCCGTGGCTTGGGGCGACGGCGCCGGGGGTTATGAGGTCGCGGAAGTAGCCGAGCTTTTAACGAGGCCTTTCAGGCTCGAGCGAGGCGGAGGCGGGTAA
- a CDS encoding DUF362 domain-containing protein, whose translation MAPPGRPVLVKPNLMAAREPSRAVTTHPALIRVLAELLAARGRDVIIGDSPAGAVRGIKRVWENTGAAEAARAAGARLVSFEAEGSVPRPVKSRFVEEVRVTRFCDEATVIGVAKLKTHFLTILTGAVKNCLGVIPGLAKAELHRRAPHPDDFAELVVDLLPALAPRFAFVDGVVGLEGDGPASGATRSFGLIVGGYNAAAVDVVLTQILGFAPEDVPTVKFSVERGLTSSAPDIILRDAEYSDLVFDDVATPGSLWLRHLPRPLLRFAGRQFVIKPAVRIDRCTGCNRCVESCPVAAVRMTGGVAEIDPSRCIECLCCYETCADDAVYLKPSRAARLYYALRDFKHRRRRRLRA comes from the coding sequence GTGGCCCCTCCCGGCCGTCCGGTACTCGTAAAGCCTAACCTTATGGCCGCGCGGGAACCGTCCCGTGCCGTTACGACGCATCCGGCCCTTATCCGAGTTTTGGCGGAACTATTGGCGGCTCGGGGCCGGGACGTAATAATAGGCGATAGCCCGGCCGGCGCCGTCAGGGGGATTAAGCGCGTTTGGGAGAACACGGGCGCGGCCGAGGCGGCGCGCGCGGCGGGAGCGCGGCTCGTATCGTTCGAGGCCGAGGGGTCGGTCCCGCGGCCCGTAAAGAGCCGCTTCGTCGAGGAAGTGAGGGTTACGCGCTTTTGCGACGAGGCGACGGTAATAGGGGTAGCGAAGCTCAAAACCCATTTTCTAACGATTTTGACGGGGGCGGTAAAGAATTGCCTGGGCGTAATTCCCGGCCTGGCGAAAGCCGAGCTGCACCGGCGCGCGCCGCATCCGGACGATTTCGCGGAGCTGGTGGTAGACTTACTGCCGGCGCTGGCGCCGAGGTTCGCTTTCGTGGACGGCGTCGTCGGCTTGGAAGGTGACGGCCCGGCGTCGGGCGCGACACGGAGTTTCGGCCTTATCGTCGGCGGATACAACGCCGCGGCCGTAGACGTAGTATTGACGCAAATCCTGGGGTTCGCGCCGGAAGACGTGCCGACGGTCAAGTTCAGCGTCGAACGGGGCTTGACGTCTTCGGCGCCGGATATAATCCTGCGGGATGCCGAATACTCGGACCTGGTTTTCGATGATGTCGCGACGCCCGGCAGCCTGTGGCTCAGGCACTTGCCGCGGCCTTTGTTGCGTTTCGCGGGCCGCCAATTTGTTATTAAGCCCGCGGTAAGGATAGATAGATGTACGGGGTGTAATCGTTGTGTGGAGTCTTGCCCGGTGGCGGCGGTGCGTATGACGGGCGGCGTGGCGGAGATCGACCCTTCAAGATGTATCGAGTGTTTGTGTTGTTACGAGACTTGCGCGGACGACGCCGTATATCTAAAACCGTCGCGCGCGGCCCGTTTGTACTACGCGTTGCGCGACTTCAAGCACCGGCGCCGCCGGCGCTTACGCGCGTAA
- a CDS encoding EamA family transporter encodes MKTIALILLSVALGVTGQIFLKQGVSAEGPITGLNREVLVTLFKPLVLLGLFCYGLSSISWLVVLSRTELSFAYPMVALGYVLVFFFSWWFFDERVTWVRVAGLFLICFGVVLVAVTKPPGTQ; translated from the coding sequence GTGAAGACCATAGCTCTCATTCTGTTATCCGTGGCGCTGGGCGTTACGGGTCAGATTTTCCTGAAACAGGGCGTCTCGGCGGAGGGCCCTATAACCGGTTTGAATAGAGAGGTTTTGGTTACGCTATTTAAACCGCTGGTCCTTCTGGGCCTGTTCTGTTACGGCCTTTCGTCGATATCTTGGCTCGTCGTCTTGAGCCGCACCGAGCTTTCGTTCGCTTACCCTATGGTGGCGCTCGGCTACGTCTTGGTCTTTTTCTTCTCGTGGTGGTTTTTCGACGAGCGGGTGACGTGGGTCCGGGTAGCCGGTTTATTTTTAATATGTTTCGGCGTCGTGCTGGTAGCGGTAACGAAACCGCCGGGTACGCAATAA
- a CDS encoding endonuclease V — MVKPYFPKDLKKALVLQREMAGLVKYAGRPKRVRRVAGVDVAYHRGRSLNLCAVVILSYPELETEEVVCRQGPTPFPYVPSLLSFREAPLCYDILHSLRKKFDILLVDGQGIAHPRRFGIASHLGVLLDVPTIGCAKSRLIGKGPRRLGKTKGCRGSLMHDGERLGTVLRTRTGVKPIYVSVGHRTRLDWAEELVLELTPRFRIPEPISRAHTVVTKERLRMDIESD; from the coding sequence ATGGTTAAACCCTATTTCCCTAAAGACCTTAAAAAGGCCCTGGTCCTCCAGCGAGAAATGGCCGGGTTGGTCAAGTACGCCGGCCGGCCGAAACGCGTACGTCGCGTGGCCGGGGTGGATGTCGCCTACCACCGCGGCCGTTCGTTGAACTTATGCGCCGTCGTCATTCTCTCCTACCCGGAGCTCGAGACGGAGGAGGTAGTCTGCCGGCAGGGCCCGACGCCGTTCCCGTACGTACCCAGCCTGCTCAGCTTCCGGGAGGCGCCGTTGTGTTACGACATTTTACACTCCCTTCGTAAAAAATTCGATATCCTATTGGTCGACGGCCAGGGAATAGCCCACCCGCGCCGTTTCGGAATCGCGTCTCACCTCGGCGTCCTCCTCGACGTGCCAACCATCGGCTGTGCGAAATCCCGCCTTATCGGCAAGGGACCTAGAAGGTTAGGTAAAACCAAGGGTTGCCGCGGTTCGCTAATGCACGACGGCGAACGATTGGGCACCGTACTCAGGACCCGTACCGGCGTTAAACCGATATACGTATCTGTAGGCCACCGCACCCGTCTCGATTGGGCTGAGGAGCTGGTGCTCGAGCTGACCCCCCGCTTCCGTATCCCGGAGCCGATTTCTCGAGCCCATACGGTAGTCACCAAAGAACGTCTAAGGATGGACATCGAAAGTGATTAA
- a CDS encoding nitroreductase family protein, with product MSIKPEDFVELAKGRRSSRAMSPEPIPREHLDAIVECGLFAPSGSNQQPWHFAVVTDRKLINKMKDAAVAKVELIKDRISSASAQRSFDGYIQYITFFDNSSAVICCFVEPYRALLERLLSRYAPEISVSTRENASVQSVAAAVENMLLAAHAFGYAACWMTGPLIAKEDIEKLVKPEGNWDLLAIVALGQRLGGKDAPQAPKRRPREETVSFFGE from the coding sequence ATGAGCATTAAGCCGGAAGATTTCGTAGAACTGGCTAAAGGACGTCGCTCGAGCCGGGCGATGTCCCCCGAACCTATACCCCGCGAGCATCTGGACGCAATCGTCGAATGCGGTCTCTTCGCGCCTTCCGGGTCGAACCAGCAACCTTGGCATTTTGCGGTCGTTACGGATAGAAAATTAATAAACAAGATGAAAGATGCCGCGGTTGCGAAGGTCGAATTGATTAAAGACAGGATATCGTCGGCCAGCGCACAACGCAGCTTCGACGGATATATTCAATACATAACGTTTTTTGATAATTCGTCGGCCGTAATATGCTGTTTCGTCGAGCCTTACCGCGCGCTACTTGAGCGTTTGTTGAGCAGGTACGCGCCCGAAATATCAGTGAGTACGCGTGAAAACGCGTCCGTGCAGAGCGTCGCCGCGGCGGTGGAGAATATGTTGTTGGCGGCGCACGCGTTCGGGTACGCGGCCTGCTGGATGACGGGGCCCCTTATCGCGAAAGAGGACATCGAAAAGCTCGTTAAGCCGGAGGGAAATTGGGACCTTTTAGCGATAGTGGCGCTCGGGCAACGGCTAGGGGGCAAAGACGCGCCTCAAGCGCCGAAGAGGCGCCCTCGGGAGGAAACCGTTTCGTTCTTCGGCGAGTGA
- a CDS encoding L,D-transpeptidase, with protein sequence MKYVRLALPLAVVAAALAGCRGSAENARGMPAAAPEAAVVVLNGAGRGEVCEAVAAKLGVELPNGVDGHRDGDGELDYSVRETLIRCDERYMKQAEGVRQNLGFGTVSYEKGLDRIEIVVGWDAPASSFDRAPASGIYIDKSENAVYFFEDGELADVWPCAVGKAETPTPTGRFEITVTLEKPTWYWQGKAIPPGPENGLGDWFIGINKKGYGLHGTNEPPSIGTAASHGCVRMYNDDAGELVKVVSPGTPVVIVE encoded by the coding sequence TTGAAATACGTACGGTTAGCGTTACCGTTGGCGGTGGTCGCGGCCGCGCTCGCGGGCTGCCGGGGTTCGGCGGAAAACGCCCGGGGGATGCCCGCGGCCGCGCCCGAAGCAGCCGTAGTGGTCCTTAACGGCGCGGGCAGGGGGGAGGTGTGCGAGGCCGTAGCCGCCAAGCTCGGCGTGGAGCTGCCGAACGGCGTCGACGGCCATAGGGACGGCGACGGCGAATTGGACTATTCCGTTCGCGAGACCCTTATCCGGTGCGACGAGCGTTATATGAAGCAGGCGGAGGGCGTACGGCAAAACCTGGGTTTCGGCACCGTTTCGTACGAAAAGGGTTTGGATAGAATCGAAATAGTCGTTGGTTGGGACGCGCCGGCGTCGTCGTTCGACCGGGCGCCCGCGAGCGGGATATATATCGATAAATCGGAAAACGCCGTTTATTTCTTCGAAGACGGCGAGCTGGCCGACGTTTGGCCGTGCGCGGTAGGGAAGGCCGAGACGCCGACGCCCACCGGCCGCTTCGAGATTACCGTGACGTTGGAAAAGCCGACCTGGTATTGGCAGGGTAAGGCGATTCCGCCCGGGCCGGAAAACGGCTTGGGCGATTGGTTCATCGGGATAAACAAGAAGGGTTACGGCCTTCACGGCACGAACGAGCCGCCCAGCATCGGTACCGCCGCTTCGCACGGCTGCGTACGAATGTACAACGACGACGCCGGCGAATTGGTGAAAGTAGTTTCGCCCGGAACGCCGGTTGTTATAGTGGAATAA
- a CDS encoding zinc ribbon domain-containing protein — MPEEKCPNCGTPYESDATFCINCGAKREEAAESEPPAPSEAATPAEPGPKDEPPIEEPPPRDEPPDVKTPPPAESASDKGVLERPDDETEKTAPGEPKKKSKKGCCIAAVFVGVIFLLAVACVLGLHFTGMLEEWGLALDGEGVTHDFAAVTEDDFTVWQKGEGAVVKPEKEMLKVRNALVGLNYDPGTNYSASCTVFVQNVENDEGWAGLVMRVNPKGGDRYAFAVLPKKKLARINKIAGKTKPLVLASARVAALRVGMPYTVKAAVSGNELTMELNGTVVGEATDIGLLEGPMGFEVRGATAYFDDLSVRPE; from the coding sequence ATGCCGGAAGAAAAATGTCCTAATTGTGGGACGCCGTACGAGTCCGACGCGACGTTTTGTATAAATTGCGGCGCGAAACGGGAGGAAGCGGCGGAGAGCGAGCCGCCCGCGCCTTCGGAGGCCGCAACGCCGGCGGAACCGGGCCCCAAAGACGAACCCCCGATAGAAGAACCGCCGCCGAGGGACGAACCCCCGGACGTTAAAACGCCGCCCCCCGCGGAATCCGCGTCAGATAAGGGTGTTTTAGAACGCCCTGACGACGAAACGGAAAAAACGGCGCCGGGAGAGCCGAAGAAAAAAAGCAAGAAGGGTTGTTGTATCGCCGCGGTCTTCGTCGGCGTAATCTTCTTGTTGGCGGTAGCGTGTGTCCTGGGCCTCCACTTCACCGGCATGCTGGAGGAATGGGGCCTGGCCTTGGACGGCGAAGGCGTCACGCACGATTTCGCGGCCGTTACGGAGGACGATTTCACGGTATGGCAAAAGGGCGAGGGGGCGGTCGTAAAACCCGAAAAAGAGATGCTGAAGGTCCGGAACGCGCTGGTGGGCCTAAACTACGACCCCGGCACCAATTACTCGGCCTCTTGTACCGTCTTCGTCCAAAACGTCGAAAACGACGAAGGCTGGGCCGGCCTAGTCATGCGCGTGAACCCGAAGGGCGGGGACCGGTACGCGTTCGCGGTTTTACCCAAGAAAAAGCTCGCGCGGATTAATAAGATCGCCGGGAAAACGAAGCCGCTGGTTCTCGCCAGCGCCCGCGTCGCCGCCTTGCGCGTGGGGATGCCGTATACCGTAAAAGCGGCCGTTTCCGGCAACGAGCTTACGATGGAATTAAACGGTACGGTGGTGGGCGAGGCCACGGACATAGGCCTACTCGAGGGCCCGATGGGCTTCGAGGTTCGCGGCGCCACCGCATACTTCGACGATTTAAGCGTGCGGCCCGAGTAA
- the lgt gene encoding prolipoprotein diacylglyceryl transferase: protein MHPVIWRISDTMAIKSYGVAIAIAFVLGIFITARHARKVGLKFNDFVDMGFWVVIAAIVGGRVFYILFNLREYIQKPIAIVQIWHGGLIFYGGLFAAVLTAIVFMKRRGIPVWLGGDLIAPQIALGYAITRVGCFLNGCCYGEATSLPWGVEFPPGSGAGRYIGELSFAAFFSGQPDAVIRLHPVQLYAVAVNLVIFVVLFLAWRRRRFDGQIFWGYLILYAVYRFAMEFLRGDNQPFALGLTIAQIMSVTLFGCALVAWFNLRARGVIHGAAAKKSK, encoded by the coding sequence TTGCACCCCGTTATTTGGAGAATCTCGGATACGATGGCGATCAAGTCGTACGGCGTGGCGATCGCCATAGCGTTCGTTTTGGGTATATTCATAACGGCCCGGCACGCCCGTAAAGTAGGATTGAAATTCAACGACTTCGTCGACATGGGTTTCTGGGTCGTTATCGCCGCTATAGTGGGCGGCCGCGTTTTCTACATCCTCTTCAATTTGCGGGAGTATATCCAAAAACCGATCGCGATCGTGCAGATATGGCACGGCGGCCTGATATTCTACGGCGGCCTCTTCGCCGCGGTTTTAACCGCTATCGTTTTTATGAAGCGCCGGGGCATCCCGGTTTGGTTGGGCGGCGACTTGATAGCACCCCAGATAGCGCTCGGCTACGCCATAACGCGCGTAGGCTGTTTCCTTAACGGTTGTTGCTACGGCGAGGCCACCTCGTTGCCGTGGGGCGTCGAGTTCCCGCCGGGGTCCGGCGCGGGCCGGTACATCGGCGAGCTCTCGTTCGCGGCTTTCTTCTCGGGACAGCCCGACGCCGTCATCCGCCTCCACCCGGTGCAGCTTTACGCCGTCGCGGTTAACCTCGTCATCTTCGTCGTATTGTTTCTCGCCTGGCGGCGGCGCCGCTTCGACGGCCAGATATTCTGGGGTTACTTGATTTTATACGCCGTCTATCGGTTCGCGATGGAGTTCCTCCGGGGGGACAACCAACCGTTCGCGTTGGGGCTGACGATAGCGCAAATTATGAGCGTAACGCTATTCGGGTGTGCGCTCGTCGCCTGGTTTAACCTGCGCGCCCGAGGGGTAATACACGGCGCCGCGGCCAAGAAATCGAAATGA